TTCGCGAAACTGGGTAAGTGTATGAAACCCTTGTTTTTCCGTAAGGCCACCACCACCCGACGAATCCTTGTTAGAGAGTGCTTTGTATTCGTCTTTTTTGTCTGGATTGATGAACTGCTGTTCAACGAGAACTTCGTAGATTTTTTCTTGTTCTTTTGGCCCTAACATTTCTGCCGATTGTTCTTCGGCCAACATCTTCCAAAGCATATTTCTTGTGATGAGATGAGCGAGAACGAATGAGGCTATGAGGATAACGAAAGTGAAGGCGAAGAAAAGTCTACGTTCCCCTTCTTCCTTTTCAGGCAATCGGAAATCAAAAGAGAGTTGGGCCATTTTCGCGATTTTCCCCGGTATTTCCAGTATACACAAGTCCCAAATGTTCGTAAGCCTTTTTCGTTGCCACCCGGCCTTGTGGTGTGCGGTCAATAAGACCCACTCGGACTAAAAATGGCTCATAGGTGTCTTCAATGGTGCGTTCCTCTTCTCCGAGAACGACAGCAATGGGTTTGATTCCCACAGGCCCGCCACCGTAGCGATGGATGAGGATGTCCAAAATTTGACGATCCACAGCATCGAGACCCAGATGGTCCACTCCCATTCGGTCAAAGGCAAACCGACAAGTATCTAAACTAACAGACGTTTCGTTTTTGACTTCTGCAAAATCACGAACCCGCTTTAGGAGGTGGTTGGCGATCCTTGGAGTTTTACGACTCCGTTTTCCAATTTCAAAAGCAACACCATCTCTCAGAGCGACTCCCAAAAGTTTGGCAGAACGATCCACGATGATTTGCATTTCCTCATCCGTATAAAAATCCAACTTGAGATGGATTCCAAATCTTGATTTTAAGGGATCACTGACAAGGCCCGACCGAGTGGTAGCACCCACGAGAGTAAAAGGCTGGAGTTGGATTTGGAGAGCATTGGCAGTGACTCCTTCACCGACCACAAGATCCACAAAGAAGTTTTCCATCGCAGGATACAGAAGTTCTTCCTGCTTTTTGATAAAGCCATGAATCTCATCGATAAAAAGGACTTCGTTGGTTTTG
Above is a window of Leptospira wolbachii serovar Codice str. CDC DNA encoding:
- the ruvB gene encoding Holliday junction branch migration DNA helicase RuvB, whose protein sequence is MSLREDWIQPAEDEPSLRPTKLSEFIGQKEVLANLSVYVEAARKRKSPLDHVLISGPPGLGKTTLANIIANELAVAFTPTSAPAISKGADLVRFLTLLKTNEVLFIDEIHGFIKKQEELLYPAMENFFVDLVVGEGVTANALQIQLQPFTLVGATTRSGLVSDPLKSRFGIHLKLDFYTDEEMQIIVDRSAKLLGVALRDGVAFEIGKRSRKTPRIANHLLKRVRDFAEVKNETSVSLDTCRFAFDRMGVDHLGLDAVDRQILDILIHRYGGGPVGIKPIAVVLGEEERTIEDTYEPFLVRVGLIDRTPQGRVATKKAYEHLGLVYTGNTGENRENGPTLF